From Echeneis naucrates chromosome 7, fEcheNa1.1, whole genome shotgun sequence, one genomic window encodes:
- the las1l gene encoding ribosomal biogenesis protein LAS1L has protein sequence MKKRSSEKKRHVVAWINKAEWDQVLEYLYSKDSALQKYALQRISAWKCRFASGCPVAVDCTADLVRCQVLDRSGQLDGDDLVLLYGAALVRFVNLITERQQGRVARSLRRLAGNLNIPEWIVDLRHDFTHRKLPALKWCRKGCKVVLEWLQHEYWSRQLGGTSNEDWESQSDGEDEEFDLKRQEDELIARQKEMEAYKNARELLISFEKEQYQSFDGPSVDRDKSFFPAPFAEMSWLLGEIKQFALESSDLLIDVLLEDGFLIPTAEQLETLGCDTCASASPSPCPTEPRLPQTFLHFWLPLLKMINSPAFVHLFLERLFVELKLLTKEQNSHRAFYLSAWVSEVMFCNSNKFEYHFETKGQKKARMKDRIFVNRIHLRWQQLLTACLDAPCISTPHLLQLILDDMEHPLPLETRQKLIQLCSIYTQTTHTDFEPSQAEKQQPIYTVENLHEKLQQSQNHRQPWHSEADLERNESSKEYKWADLQAEKAKLLRGSPWQLCTDKVLWKNYPLGKVPGQSDDPSSLMVANYSTMTVFDQPVEMESNTTRSVPGVSAPARTAEGLLWNHSDVNKLKSGLQLF, from the coding sequence atgaagaaaaggagCTCAGAGAAAAAACGCCATGTGGTTGCCTGGATCAACAAAGCTGAGTGGGACCAGGTTCTAGAGTACCTTTACTCCAAGGATTCTGCCTTACAGAAGTACGCATTGCAGAGAATATCCGCTTGGAAGTGCAGGTTTGCCAGTGGCTGTCCCGTGGCAGTGGACTGCACGGCGGACCTGGTGCGGTGCCAGGTGCTGGACCGGTCGGGACAACTCGACGGAGATGATCTGGTCCTGCTGTACGGAGCGGCTCTGGTGAGGTTTGTCAACCTGATTACTGAGCGACAGCAGGGAAGAGTAGCCCGGTCACTGAGGCGGCTGGCTGGGAACTTGAACATCCCAGAATGGATTGTAGACCTGAGGCATGATTTCACTCACAGGAAACTTCCCGCTTTAAAATGGTGCAGAAAAGGATGTAAGGTGGTTTTGGAATGGCTTCAGCATGAGTACTGGTCCAGGCAGTTGGGAGGAACGTCTAATGAGGACTGGGAGTCACAGTCGGATGGCGAGGATGAGGAGTTTGACCTTAAACGGCAGGAAGATGAGCTCATTGCGAGGCAAAAAGAAATGGAAGCGTACAAGAACGCCCGGGAACTTCTGATTTCCTTTGAAAAGGAGCAGTACCAGTCTTTTGATGGACCTTCTGTAGACAGAGACAAGAGCTTCTTCCCTGCCCCCTTTGCAGAAATGAGCTGGTTGCTTGGTGAGATCAAGCAGTTTGCTTTAGAGTCAAGTGATTTGCTTATTGATGTACTGTTAGAAGATGGCTTTCTGATTCCCACTGCCGAGCAACTCGAAACATTAGGCTGTGACACCTGTGCCAGTGCCAGTCCCAGTCCCTGTCCCACTGAACCCAGACTCCCTCAAACTTTCCTGCATTTTTGGCTGCCTCTCCTGAAGATGATCAACTCACCAGCctttgttcatctcttcttggAGAGGCTCTTTGTTGAACTGAAGCTACTGACCAAAGAGCAGAATAGTCACAGAGCTTTCTACCTTTCTGCTTGGGTTTCAGAAGTCATGTTTTGTAACAGCAACAAATTTGAGTACCACTTTGAAACAAAGGGGCAGAAGAAGGCCAGAATGAAGGACAGGATTTTTGTAAACCGTATCCATCTGCGGTGGCAGCAGCTACTCACAGCATGCCTGGATGCCCCCTGTATCAGCACTCCTCACTTGCTACAGTTAATCTTGGATGACATGGAGCATCCGCTCCCCTTGGAAACAAGACAAAAGTTGATCCAGCTATGCTCCATCTACACGCagactacacacacagactttgagCCCTCTcaagcagagaaacaacagccCATATACACAGTAGAGAATTTGCACGAGAAGCTTCAACAATCACAGAACCACCGCCAACCTTGGCATTCTGAGGCTGACCTGGAGAGGAATGAGTCTTCTAAGGAGTACAAGTGGGCAGATCTTCAGGCTGAAAAGGCCAAGTTGCTTAGAGGTTCTCCGTGGCAACTGTGTACTGAtaaagttttgtggaagaaCTATCCTCTTGGTAAAGTCCCTGGACAGTCAGATGACCCTTCATCCCTCATGGTGGCAAACTACTCAACAATGACTGTCTTTGACCAACCAGTGGAGATGGAGAGCAACACAACACGAAGTGTCCCAGGGGTCTCTGCTCCAGCAAGAACAGCTGAGGGCCTTCTTTGGAATCACAGTGATGTTAATAAGCTGAAGTCTGGGCTGCAActtttttaa
- the crebzf gene encoding CREB/ATF bZIP transcription factor, whose translation MTHCQATMITRRRGSIINTVPLEVEVADALETVECLPSPVMEFPTDSIDTSGIELDDLFGIEGWTLERESPVSDMELADLGIYCAKDRDFRIEASTASSPERMSSHLKIKNKQNQSASMINKNAIAARLNRLKKKEYVNSLEKKVGILSTENNALKEKNSQLTNRVEELENETRYLRAVLANESMLAQLLSRLSGMNGMKLSSSLFQGPDPNDHDYALPRKCVKVEEKEISGGVCLHVDKNHVSVEFCTKCAESAATSLTIFF comes from the exons ATGACCCACTGCCAAGCCACAATGATTACAAGAAGAAGAGGCAGCATAATCAACACAGTGCCTCTTGAGGTTGAAGTGGCAGATGCATTGGAAACAGTAGAATGTCTGCCAAGTCCTGTTATGGAGTTCCCAACTGACAGTATTGACACTAGTGGAATAGAGTTAGATGACCTGTTTGGAATTGAAGGATGGACACTGGAAAGAGAGTCTCCCGTCTCTGACATGGAATTGGCTGATCTTGGTATCTACTGTGCAAAGGATAGAGATTTTCGGATTGAAGCTTCAACAGCCTCATCTCCAGAGAGAATGTCATCGCATTTGAAAatcaagaacaaacaaaaccagtCAGCAAgtatgataaataaaaatgcaatcgCTGCCCGACTGAACCGACTCAAGAAGAAAGAATATGTCAACAGCCTGGAGAAGAAAGTTGGCATCCtatcaacagaaaacaatgcactcaaagagaaaaattcTCAGCTGACCAACAGAGTGGAAGAACTGGAAAATGAGACCAGGTACCTGAGAGCTGTGCTGGCCAATGAGAGCATGTTAGCCCAGCTCTTGTCCAGGCTGAGCGGTATGAATGGGATGAAATTATCTTCCTCGCTTTTCCAGGGGCCTGACCCAAACGACCACGACTATGCCCTACCAAGGAAGTGCGtgaaagtggaggagaaagagatatctggtggtgtgtgtctgcatgtggaCAAGAACCATGTCTCAGTGGAGTTCTGCACCAAGTGTGCAGAGAGTGCAGCCACATCGCTGACAAT TTTCTTCTAG